From Pseudomonas poae, the proteins below share one genomic window:
- a CDS encoding SLATT domain-containing protein gives MDHQVALKLIAEKAYDVGYSAKLHFSTYDIVEKAPGWIGLISLVIGVLALYIDFLAAKHVSALITVIGICSLYITYYADSKEQYFQAGNKLTKLLDQLKGMSARCKSNQQFSAADQAELDQVTTDFRSACQRKHILFSGWLAHKNSSGITRSIGSLSTVNLSFSGTRSRFPYTPLS, from the coding sequence ATGGATCACCAGGTTGCGCTAAAGTTGATCGCCGAGAAGGCCTACGACGTCGGCTACTCCGCCAAGCTTCACTTCTCCACCTACGACATTGTGGAAAAAGCCCCAGGGTGGATCGGCCTGATCTCACTGGTGATAGGCGTACTAGCGCTCTACATCGATTTTTTGGCGGCAAAACACGTTTCAGCACTCATCACGGTGATTGGCATCTGCAGCCTTTACATCACCTATTACGCCGACTCCAAAGAGCAGTATTTTCAGGCCGGCAACAAGCTGACGAAATTACTTGATCAGCTCAAGGGGATGTCGGCCCGATGCAAATCCAACCAGCAATTTTCCGCCGCCGATCAAGCTGAACTGGATCAAGTCACCACTGATTTCCGATCGGCCTGTCAGCGGAAGCACATCCTGTTCTCGGGCTGGCTGGCTCACAAAAATTCTTCTGGGATCACCAGATCGATTGGATCGCTGAGCACCGTGAATTTAAGTTTTTCAGGGACAAGATCCCGTTTTCCGTATACGCCCTTATCGTAG
- a CDS encoding UvrD-helicase domain-containing protein, whose amino-acid sequence MELIIDGKSVVIGESERNRIAAAEGMLWGKLRYPGGVLRGLPNLYVSGLNAAIAEFIRTDERLAAEKLLEAESRKQERAERFRTAHTLLKGWLSEASRLLTDARTQRRWITHEQQVSLQAAKPSLPVSDKELDALLQDQALRDALGISLEEIQRALAIWRGDWDALWRKINQEHTDKELVASKWLLSKVEKLPLNDEQAKAVICFDNRVQVAASAGSGKTSTMVAKAAYAIDRGFFQPKEIVMLAFNKDAAEELAQRAEQSFTRLKMDNVKVRAKTFHRLGLAIIGYATKKKPRVPDWVVKEKLAFKKLEELVDHLKDNSVAFRSRWDLFRLVFGRDLPEFKSMKAPPKAGSKSGRLIPIQGDPVKSLEECMIANWLHYNGVEYLYERPYEHDTATETHSQYHPDFYYPAIGLYHEHFAFNEHGQPPAHFEGYLQEAMWKRAQHRARGTQLIETTSHQIRDNTWVEHLTRELTSRGIKLDPNPDRPVPEGRQPPLSALKLIGLIRTFIAHVKSNCLKEQDLLARVEELPSGLFKHRYRMFLDILWPVMKAWDAELKRVGGLDFEDMLVQAAEHVEQGRCVPNFRLVMADEFQDASRARARLCRALVSPPGRHFFAVGDDWQSINRFAGADVSVMTDFKDFFGSGQLLKLEQTFRCPQALCDVSSQFVSKNPVQLPKTVYSKTPAVGPALRAVMLRGAQEIGPAIVHFLEGLVAGLMDGSIPKANDRLIKVCILGRYNDEEAYVPGNWQARFGRFIQVSFLSVHRSKGTEADYIILPAMLSVKRRRSFPSTMTDDPVLGLVMPKGDSYLFAEERRLFYVALTRARRTVVMYTVQNQVSVFLKELVQDSALQVEDIQGRALRLYPCPSCNIGDLILRDGKNGKFLTCNNFPECDYKPPKKKSVKKAQYVGNRYSRKKYRV is encoded by the coding sequence TTGGAACTAATCATCGACGGCAAAAGTGTCGTGATCGGAGAGAGTGAGCGGAACCGGATAGCCGCAGCAGAAGGCATGCTGTGGGGCAAGTTGCGGTATCCGGGCGGTGTCCTACGCGGGCTACCTAATCTTTATGTATCAGGACTAAATGCTGCCATCGCAGAGTTTATCAGGACTGATGAAAGACTGGCGGCAGAAAAACTGCTGGAGGCGGAGAGTCGAAAGCAGGAGCGGGCAGAGCGCTTTAGGACAGCTCACACTCTCCTAAAAGGCTGGTTGTCCGAGGCGAGCCGGCTGCTGACTGATGCGAGAACACAGCGGCGCTGGATCACCCATGAGCAGCAGGTCAGTTTGCAGGCGGCCAAGCCGAGCTTGCCGGTTTCTGATAAAGAGCTGGATGCACTGTTGCAAGACCAAGCGCTCAGGGACGCTCTCGGGATTTCGCTCGAAGAGATTCAGCGCGCGCTTGCCATCTGGCGTGGTGATTGGGATGCCCTCTGGAGAAAGATCAATCAGGAGCACACAGACAAAGAGCTGGTGGCATCGAAATGGCTGCTGTCCAAGGTGGAAAAGCTGCCACTGAATGATGAGCAAGCCAAGGCAGTGATCTGTTTCGACAACAGAGTGCAAGTTGCAGCCTCCGCGGGTTCAGGTAAAACCTCCACGATGGTGGCCAAGGCTGCATATGCGATTGACCGTGGGTTCTTCCAGCCGAAAGAAATTGTGATGCTGGCCTTTAACAAAGACGCTGCCGAGGAGCTCGCTCAGCGAGCAGAGCAGTCGTTCACGCGGTTAAAGATGGACAACGTCAAGGTTCGCGCCAAGACCTTCCATCGGCTTGGACTTGCCATCATCGGCTATGCCACCAAGAAAAAACCGCGGGTACCGGATTGGGTGGTCAAGGAAAAGCTGGCATTCAAAAAGCTCGAGGAATTGGTCGACCACCTGAAAGACAACTCCGTCGCATTCCGCAGTCGTTGGGATTTATTCCGTCTTGTCTTCGGTCGAGACCTACCCGAGTTCAAGTCGATGAAGGCGCCTCCCAAGGCGGGCTCCAAGTCAGGTCGCCTCATCCCGATCCAGGGTGATCCGGTGAAAAGCCTCGAAGAGTGCATGATTGCCAACTGGTTGCATTATAACGGTGTTGAGTATCTCTACGAGCGTCCCTACGAGCACGACACCGCCACCGAAACCCATAGCCAGTATCACCCTGACTTCTACTATCCAGCGATTGGTTTGTACCACGAGCATTTCGCGTTTAATGAGCATGGGCAGCCACCCGCCCACTTCGAGGGGTACCTTCAGGAGGCAATGTGGAAGCGTGCGCAGCATCGCGCGCGCGGTACCCAGTTGATTGAAACCACCTCGCATCAGATCCGGGATAACACTTGGGTTGAGCATCTCACGCGGGAGCTGACGAGCCGAGGAATCAAGCTCGATCCTAACCCTGATCGACCTGTTCCCGAAGGCCGTCAGCCGCCCCTGTCAGCCTTGAAGCTGATTGGGTTGATCCGCACCTTTATCGCTCATGTGAAGAGCAATTGCCTGAAAGAGCAAGACTTGCTCGCCCGGGTCGAGGAGTTGCCTTCAGGGTTGTTCAAACACCGCTACAGAATGTTCCTCGACATCCTTTGGCCTGTAATGAAAGCCTGGGACGCGGAGCTCAAACGAGTAGGTGGACTCGATTTTGAGGACATGCTCGTGCAAGCAGCTGAACACGTGGAGCAAGGTCGATGCGTGCCGAACTTCCGATTGGTCATGGCCGACGAATTCCAAGATGCTTCCAGAGCCAGGGCACGCTTGTGCAGGGCATTGGTAAGTCCTCCAGGGCGGCATTTCTTTGCGGTGGGTGATGACTGGCAGTCCATCAATAGGTTCGCCGGTGCCGACGTTTCTGTGATGACTGACTTCAAGGATTTTTTTGGTTCGGGCCAGCTGTTGAAGTTGGAGCAGACCTTCAGATGCCCTCAAGCCTTATGCGATGTATCCAGTCAATTTGTCAGCAAGAACCCAGTTCAGCTGCCGAAGACGGTGTATTCCAAAACACCAGCAGTGGGGCCTGCGCTACGTGCGGTGATGTTACGGGGCGCCCAGGAGATAGGGCCAGCTATAGTCCATTTTCTGGAGGGACTGGTCGCTGGTTTGATGGATGGCTCAATCCCGAAAGCGAATGACCGCCTGATCAAAGTCTGCATCTTGGGGCGCTATAACGACGAGGAAGCCTATGTCCCAGGAAACTGGCAGGCCAGATTTGGGAGGTTCATCCAAGTATCATTTCTCAGCGTCCATCGCTCCAAGGGCACCGAGGCGGACTACATCATCTTGCCGGCGATGCTCAGCGTAAAACGACGTCGGAGCTTTCCCAGCACCATGACAGACGATCCCGTGCTCGGTTTGGTCATGCCAAAGGGAGACTCATACCTCTTCGCGGAGGAGCGCCGGCTGTTTTATGTCGCCCTCACACGAGCTCGGCGTACAGTGGTGATGTACACGGTTCAGAATCAGGTTTCGGTCTTCCTGAAGGAGTTGGTGCAGGACAGCGCGCTGCAGGTGGAAGACATTCAGGGGCGTGCGCTGAGGCTTTATCCCTGCCCTAGTTGCAATATTGGCGATCTGATCTTGAGGGATGGGAAAAATGGAAAATTCCTGACATGCAACAATTTCCCTGAGTGTGACTACAAGCCACCCAAGAAGAAATCTGTCAAAAAAGCTCAATACGTAGGCAATCGATATAGCAGGAAGAAATACCGAGTGTGA
- a CDS encoding nucleotidyltransferase, which translates to MSKELFEQFRRNLAVKNADEISKSYRQITEKLNGKYYDSTSETLHCRQVGSYGRHTAVHGVSDLDMAFVLPWSVYDRFQRYENNKQSSLLGEIRLALKERFPNHEVRAQQQVVSINFSDYVVEVLPAFEHEDGSYTYPDANDGGSWETCNPVAEIDEINSLNQDKNHNLKRLCKMVRAWKNDHGVPLKGMLIDTLCYQFLKGTTDYDNKSYAAYSEMTRDFFAYLVDIDEDKEQWRAPGSGSIVTKSGNFHPKAKKALRRLQEALGDAEVAHERWSTVFGEHFPEYVEQEKKQAIAENRVKNAEQFIGQKFGLDIQYTLRIDCSVKNEGDRLRNLMSRVMTYRIPKQRELTFWVAEIDVPPPYKIYWKVKNVGPQAIERDMIRGEIRIDSGHRQITEHSTFQGDHYVECYAVKDNVCVARSRIIVPI; encoded by the coding sequence ATGAGTAAAGAGCTTTTCGAGCAGTTTCGTAGAAACCTGGCGGTCAAAAATGCCGACGAGATCTCCAAAAGCTACCGGCAGATCACCGAGAAGCTCAATGGGAAATACTACGACAGCACCTCAGAGACACTTCACTGCCGCCAGGTCGGGTCGTACGGTCGACATACCGCAGTCCACGGCGTGAGCGATCTGGACATGGCCTTCGTACTCCCGTGGTCGGTGTACGACCGATTTCAGCGCTACGAGAACAACAAGCAATCGTCACTACTCGGTGAGATTCGCCTGGCTCTGAAAGAGCGCTTCCCAAACCATGAGGTGAGGGCTCAGCAGCAGGTAGTATCGATAAATTTCTCGGACTACGTGGTCGAGGTGCTTCCGGCATTCGAGCATGAGGATGGCAGCTACACCTACCCCGATGCCAATGATGGAGGCAGCTGGGAAACCTGTAACCCAGTCGCTGAAATCGATGAGATCAACTCGCTGAACCAGGACAAAAACCATAACCTCAAGCGTCTATGCAAAATGGTGCGAGCCTGGAAAAACGACCATGGTGTGCCGCTGAAGGGAATGCTGATCGACACCCTGTGCTACCAGTTCTTGAAGGGCACCACGGACTACGACAACAAGTCCTATGCCGCCTACAGCGAAATGACCCGGGACTTCTTCGCCTACCTGGTTGATATCGATGAAGACAAGGAGCAATGGCGCGCGCCCGGCAGTGGCTCTATTGTTACCAAATCAGGCAACTTTCATCCCAAGGCCAAGAAGGCCCTGAGACGCTTACAGGAGGCGCTGGGTGATGCCGAGGTTGCCCATGAGCGGTGGAGCACTGTGTTCGGCGAACACTTTCCAGAGTATGTTGAGCAGGAAAAGAAACAGGCAATCGCAGAGAACCGGGTCAAAAATGCCGAGCAATTCATCGGTCAAAAATTCGGCCTCGACATCCAGTACACTCTGCGCATCGATTGCTCCGTCAAGAACGAAGGCGATCGGCTTCGCAACCTCATGTCTCGCGTCATGACATACCGAATTCCCAAGCAACGTGAACTAACATTCTGGGTCGCTGAGATCGATGTACCACCTCCGTACAAGATCTATTGGAAGGTGAAGAATGTCGGCCCACAGGCCATCGAAAGAGACATGATCCGCGGCGAGATCCGTATCGACAGCGGTCACCGCCAAATCACCGAACACTCAACCTTCCAAGGCGATCATTACGTAGAATGCTACGCGGTAAAAGATAACGTGTGTGTAGCGCGGAGTCGCATCATCGTGCCGATTTGA